The genomic window GAAGCAGTTTCTTCCATCAAAAATAACTGCATCTTTTAGATTCTCTTTAAATTGCTCTGTAGTAAGAGAGCAAATTTCTTTCCATTCAGTTACAATAAATGCTGCGTCCGCATTATGAATTGCACCTAAAGCACTGTCTGCATAGTTGACAGCTTCGGGTAACACTTTTTTTGCATTTTCCATTGCGATCGGGTCATAGCCAACAACTGTAGCTCCTGCAAGAACTAATTCTTCAGCGAGTACAAGAGATGCTGCTTCTCGCATGTCATCCGTGTTCGGTTTAAATGCTAATCCAAGCATTGCAATTGTTTTACCTCGTAAAGAACCAAAATACTCTCTAGCTTTATCAACAAGTAACCTCTGTTGTTTATAGTTAACTTCTATAACAGCTTTTAACAAGGTAAATTCATGTTCAACATTCCCTGCAATTTGAACAAGAGCGTTGGTATCTTTAGGGAAGCATGAACCGCCATAACCGATACCAGCATTTAAGAACTTGTCTCCTATTCGCTGATCTTGCCCCATGCCTTTTGCTACATCATCAATATTTGCATCTAGCTTATCGCAAAGATTAGCAATTTCGTTTACAAAACTAATTTTTGTAGCAAGAAACGCATTAGATGCATATTTAATCATTTCCGCACTTCGAATATCGGTCCGGAAAACAGAAATTCCAAAAGGCTTATTAATCTCTTCAATTAAGTCTCCTGCAATTGGACTATCTGCTCCAATTACAATACGATCCCCATGGAATGTATCTTGAACAGCCGAACCTTCGCGAAGAAATTCAGGATTAGATACAACATCAAATGGAGTATCAGTTCGTGTTCCTATAAAGCTCTTAATATAATCATTCGTCCCAACAGGAACTGTACTCTTTGTTACAATAACCGCATAACTCTTTAAATGACTAGCAATATTTTCAGCCACAGATTCTATAAAGCACAAATCTGCTGTTCCGTCTTCTTTTTGAGGTGTGCCAACAGCTATGTATATTGCATCAGCACTTTTAAAAGCTTCTTGATGCTGTGAAGTGAAGGATAGGCGACCTTCATTAATATTTTTTGTCATTAACTCAGATAAGCCAGGTTCAAAAATTGGAGAAAGCCCTTCTTGCATACGTTTGATTTTCACTTCGTCTACATCCACACAAGTGACAGTATGACCAACCTCTGATAGCGCCACACCTGTTACTAGCCCTACATAGCCCGTGCCAACTACTGCAATTTTTCTTTTCATCTTTTCACCAACTTTAGATAAAATTAGTTTCTATAGAGTCTTTTGTTTACAGTTTATTAGTATATTTTTCCAGTCCTCAATCAATCGACAGTTATCTTCTTCGACCAAGTTGTATCCAGTTTGAATTTCAATCAACTGCAGCTCCGTTATAGCCTTTAAACTATGTTTTGAAAAGGCTGGTATTTTCACTGTGTCACCAGCTTTTATTGATGAAATTTCCCCATCCAATATAAATTCACCAGCCCCTTTAACGATAGTCCAGACCTCGTCCCTAGTTTCATGATATTGGTAACTTAAATTTTTTTGAGGGTAAATCGTAATTTTCTTTGTCAGCGTTCCATTTCCATCTTCGTAAGTTGTATTATCAATTACTTGATACCAACCCCATCTACGTTCTTCATACATTGGTCGTTGATTTATACCTTGAACGAGTTCTTTTATTTTTGGACTTGCTGATTTATCAGTAACGAGAATGCCATCTGCACTTGTTGCAATTATAGTATTCTTTAAACCTAATGCAACAATTGGTAAATTCAACTCATTAACAATGTGAACATTTTCAGAATCATCACTTACTATTCCTTTACCAATGATTTTTGAACTCATTTCATCTGTTAAAGTATTCCAAGTACCAAGGTCTTTCCAATATCCATTATATGGAACAGCTATAATGTTCTCCATTTTTTCAACAACTTCGAAATCGAAACTGATTTTCGGGAGGGTTGAATAAATAGAATGTAGTTCTTCATAAGTAGTTGGAAGGCCACGTTTTTCTAAAGCATTAATAATCGTTCGTAATTTAAAAGCAAAAACTCCGGCATTCCATAATGCACCTTTCTCAATAAGATCAGTAGCTATTTCCAGGCTTGGTTTCTCACGAAAATGACTAACCTTAATAGTTCCATCATCATTAAGGGAGGAAGGTACTATATAACCGTATTTAGATGAAGGAAAAGTTGGCTCAATACCAACCAAGCCTAAGTCTGAATTTGAATTCTTTAAGACATCTTCTAAATTAGTAATTTTATTAAAGAAATCAGCCTCGACATAAGGATCAACTGGAAGTACTGCGACTACATCTTCTAAGGACTTATTATCAATTGAATACAAGTAAGTTGCGGCAAGAGCTATTGCGGGAAAAGTGTCTCTTCTTTCCGGCTCAACTATTAGAGGGATATCAGACCCAACTTGGTTGGTAATCATATCGACTTGTGAATGACTTGTGGTTATTAATGTTTGACCAGTTAAGTCATTTTCTTTCAATTGATTCCATACTCTTTGCAACATAGACACTTTCTCACCATTGTGTTCTAAAACATTTAAAAATTGTTTAGATCTAGCATCATTAGACAATGGCCATAACCTTTGGCCAGAACCACCTGAGAGTAAGATGAAATTCATAATTTATCCTTTCATGTTTACTTTAGTTTTAAATACCTCTAACTGACCTTTATATCTACTTTCTTTCGATTTCTTTGTATTTTTTATTTCTTTCTTTAATACATCTCTCTTTCTATGTGCCTCTCTAATACTTTGAGCAATTTCACTTGCACTATTTTCTGTATATATTGCGCCAGACATATAAATATTTCTAAGTGCCTTTTTATCTGATAAGACCATCACTTTTTCAGCACCTAAACCTTCATTACTAACACTCATTTGAATGTCATCAAAGACAGTTAATCCTAGCAAAACGTCGCAATCCATTAATTTGCGATTGTACTCTTCATTGGTTAGCCACCCTGTAATTTTAAGATTTTCAGGTAAGTCAGATGGAGCTATTCCAAATTTCTTTTCTAATTTAACTGCATTTCCAGTGAGTGTGAAATTAATGTCTTGATTATGAACTGCGCAATCCAAAATTTCTTTTATAGGCTCATCTTCATTAAATGAAGCAGGGAAGAAAACGTTTATTTCCTTCTCGGCTTGCTTATTAGTAGTAGAATAGGTTTCTATAGTTGGTTCATAATCAATCGTTTTGTCTTCTAGGATTGAAATATTAGATTTCTTAAACGGAATTTCATCTTTTACACTTTCATAAACAACGTCATTATGAACACATATGAGATCAACTCTGTTAAACAAAAAGCTTGTCCCGAATCGATCCTTCCACGGGGATCTAGTCATTGCGTTATGTGTATCACTAATTACTTTTACTTTTCTGTAAAACACCTTATAAATGACTGGTGCAATTAAAATAAATGATGGCGGCGTTTGTACAATCACAAAATTAGGTTTATTTTTAAGAAGTACGATAAAATCTAAAATGAAAAACTTTATATAGTTAAGTAATTTTTTGAACATACTGTTCGTTGAATTATCTCTATAAATAACTTTAAAATCACCTAAATTTATTGATAGATCTTCTAATAGAGATTCGACTCTTGCCTGATTTTTTGTCCACACTAAAAAAACATTCTTCATATTCCCACATCAATTCTTAATGATATTGTCTAAAATAAACTTCGCTAATCTATTATTTTGCTCATATCGTTTATATTCTTTATCCAGTACATTATTTAACGTTTCTTCTAGCTTATTAATGTTGGTTAGAACCTCAATATAGCCCGCTTCGGAAAATGCAGTAACTATTTCATGTTGATGATCATCAACATGTTCTCCTAGATTTGCTTTTCTTGGAATAGACAATACTTTTTTCCCATTATTTAAAGCAGTAATTATAGAAGAAGTTCCCCCATGGCATATGACAATATCACTTTTCTCAATAATCTCGTCAAATTTACTTTTATCTATTAATTCATCTGACGGAAAATACTTAGATTTCATTGAATGGCCACGTTGAATATAAACCTCGTCTCCGGATAAATATCCTGACTCATAGAGTAAATCGAGTTGATTAATCACTCGGTTCATCTTAAACTTCTGAGTACCCAAACTAACGAATATCAATACAAACTCCCCTTATACAAGGCATTAGGATAAAATTTAAGCATATTTTCCCACTGTACAAAAAAATGATCAGCAAATTTGTAAACAATTCTACCAGTAATTGTTGGGCTGTTTACTTTTGCAAAACTTTCAATGTAAATCACCTTACTACCAAATAATTTAGCAAAAAATAAATAAGGGATTACCGATCCAGCCCCTGTTGATATAACATATTTCGGTCTAACTGTAATTACGAAATAAAGAGATTTTATTATATTTATTAGAAATATAAAAGTGAAGAATATATTTTTTCTATCTTGTTGAAGGAGAAAACTACAATCCATAGAAGAATTTGTCCGGTTTTTTTCAGTGATGAGGTTTAATTCAACATGTTTTTCTTCAGAGATAACTTTTTGAAGTTGTAAGAGTTGTGCCCAGTGACCACCTGTTGAACTTATTAATGTGATTTTCATTTCTTCTCCTTCATTCTTAAAATAACTTCTTTTAATTCTTTATCTCTCACAATAGTCAGGAGCATGATTACGAGTGAGCAAACAAAAATAACAGATCCAATTAATATACCTGTGCTGGTGCTGGATTGAAAAATTATAAGCGTACCTACAAAAAACAATGCGTATTGACAGACATACGAATTAAATTTATCTATTCTTACTTTCACATCAGTCATTAAACAAACTACAAACAATAAAGCAACAAGTAATTCCACAAGTATTAATGTGTAAATAGCTCCCACTAGACCAATTTTGTTCATAAGTAAAAAATTTAATCCAATGCTTAATAGCGCTGCATAGAATTGATAAAAAGCTTTCTTTTTAATGTATTTTTCGGTAACTAAAACACTCCCAATGTTATTGGAAAGTAGTCTTAAAGGAACAACGACTGCTAAAAAACTAATAAAAATTCCAGCTAATTTATACTCATCTCCAAAAATCAAACTCGTAACAAATGGAGAAATAAACACCATCGGTATACCAATGACGATACCTAGCATAATAGACAGCTTACTGCCGACTTTCGTTAATAGATCTACTTTACTTCTTTCACCAGTAGACCATCGATGAATTTTAGGAATTAAGTAGCTTTGATAAAGCGTAATTGGTAAAAGAAAAATCACATTTAATACTGTAAAGATAACGTTATAAATTCCTGCACTTTCATCTCCTAAAGTGATATTGACAAAAAAGATCGGTGCTTGAAAATAGATTAAGTAAAAGACCGTTGTCGCTCCGTAAGGGAATAGAAATACAAATGCAGTTTTGACGTCTGGTGATTGTTTTGCGTTAAAAGAATACTCTCCATGTCCAACTAATTTTATATTATGTGTTGAGATTCTTCTTAAAAGAAAAAGATACCAGATGAGCATTGCAATAGATGTAAAGACATATCCAAAAGCTAAAGAGATGACAGAAAATCCAAAAAGTACCCCTATAATTACGACTAAAAATTTAAGCCCATGATTTAGAAACTTTAAAAAAGATAACCTAATATAGTTCTCTTCCAATTGATAAACTGCTTCTGCTGGCGTACTAAAGGAGCGAGTTAATAAAACACTTACGAAAGCAATTGATATAAAGAATGTCAGTTCAGATGTGGAAGAAAAACGAATTAAAATGATATATAGAATAGATGATGCAACGGTTGTTACTACAAGCAAAATTAAATTTGGTCGTAACCATCTTAATCCATTCCATCCTTCTCTTCCAATTATACGTAACCAATTTGGTCCTGCACCAAAGCATGCTATGCCGCCTAGTAACATAGCTGTATTAAATGCAGTCATGAAAGCACCATAATCCGCAACGCTAAGAGACCTTGCAAGTAACATTTGTGTTATAAAAGCTACAACTACTGCGCCAAGTTGTGATGTCCATATACTAATAATATCGGTGAAGCTTTTTTTCTTACTCATGAAGTTAAATACTCTTTTTTTACAATGTTAAAATCTTTGGAGATCAAATGTAGAGACTGGCTATCGGATTCTTCCCATAAATATTCTATCTTCGGAGAATAGTTGTAAATGTAACATGAAATATTAGCTAAATCACACACAACTCCTAAATGCAATCTAGATGTAATAACAACCCTACTATTTAAAATAACACTCATTTTCGCTTTAAAATCAGACTCTTTATCGTAAATTATTTCTATATCGCTTTTATTTCCTTTTAATCTCTCAAACAACTCTCCACTAACGATTGGATCATAGGAAGAATCAACATCCATTATAATAATTTTCTTACATGAATATCTCTCTATTAAACTGTCCACTTCTCTAATTAAATTATTTAAATTGTTCCCCTGTGTATCTTTGTATTTTTCTAAATTCCTCCACCCTATTAAAAGAGTATTCGTGTTTAAACTCCCAAATTGATCGTTATTAAAGTGACTTTGCAAATATTTAATTGAGGGATCTCTCACTAATGAAATCTTATCCTCATTACCTTTTACATTTTTGACATATTGATATGATTTCTCATCTCTAAGACTTAAAAAATCAGCTATTTTTATTAAGAAATCGGCTTTTAATTTTCTATTTTTTCTCTTGAGGTTTCCCACTCCGACCCCTGTGTAAATAATTTTTTTTCCGAGTGATTTAGCAATAGGCATGTATTTAAAAAATCCATCCCCATCTTCATCTGTAAAACAAGTTCCCCCCCCCCAAACAACCGCTTCTGATCCTTTAATCGCTCGAAGAAATGTCTGCATCTTTTTTCTCTTCATATTGGGCCAAATATGAACCTCATTAATATTTTTATATTCATCAAAGCCAATTAGTTTATCAAAGGCAAGAATTTTTATTTGATGATTAGGAAACTCTTCTAGTAAACTAGCAAGCATTAAATCGTCTCCAAGATTATTTTTTCCATAATATCCAACTAATGTAATACTATTAAAAGACTCTAATTCTTCCATTTTGCTTTCCTTTCTAACCTATACTCTTTATAAATCAATATTGAAAAGCCTATTAAGAGAGTAAACATAATGTAGTTTTGATTATGATAAGCTGCCCAACCAGTAAAATTATAAATACTTAAAGTAAATAGTGATGAAAAAACTACTAGTGCATACCTTTGGTATTTTATAGATTTACTAAAACGCATGACCGTAAGCATTTTAGTTAAAACAACTATTAGAAGCACTACATATGCTATACCTTGAAAAATGCCACCCTCTGTAGTTAATAACAAGTATATATTGTGAACGGGATGTGAGTATGCAAAGCCACTTCCCATAGAATTTACAACATCAGTATAATTATTTAGACCTACCCCGAATAAAAAAGTTGTAAGATCACGTGTCAGAATACTTATACTAATATCACTTAATCCGCCTCTATACGAGAATTGATAGATAAAATCGGAATCTAAAAATCTACTCAATAGCTCCTCTCCTCGGAGGAAAAAGGCTATAAACACCACTGCAAATAAACCAGTGGCTACGTAAACGATTCTTGTTGTATTTATTTTCCGTCTGGTACCTATTAAAAAATTACCAATTATCACTAACGAGGTCGCTAGGAAAAACAAGGCAATAGATGCCCTAGCATCAGTCATGACTATTAACATTACACCTAATATAAAACTTAATAAAGTCATATAATAAAGCTTCTTACTGCTATTATTATCTTTATTTAATAGATCATTTAGTAAAAAAGGCAATATCATCACAAAGAAAAGTCCGAATATTCCAGGATGACCCAACGTCCCACTCATCCCATGTTGACTTTCTTCAACAATGGAAGTTGATCTAAAAGGATCATTACTTTCACCTAAAACCCTTAAGCCTAGAGGTTGAACAGTCAAGTATTGATAGATACCTATGATAAACTGTACAGGTATCAAGAAAATCACTACTGCATTTTTAAAACTATTCCATAAATGGTCTAGCTTATAATTATACATAGTAATCAACAAAAATATTAGGATAATGTTTCTTATTAAAGGATAAAGAACTGCATAATGATTAACTGCGAAGAACATTGATATTACACCAGAAATAATCAATAATACCCATATAAAAAGCTCTGTAATTACTGGCACTTCAAAGTTTTCTTTTTTTAAGACACTCACGACTAAAAGAGCAATTAACAGCATATAAAATTGGTTTACTGTTATAGCTGCTCTCAAACCTCCAGGATGTTCTGCTGAAAATCCGTAATCACCCATATACAATATAGGATATTCTATATTGAATGCCATAAATGCAAAGAAAACAAAAATACATACCCTAGCGATATTTATCTCCACAGAGTTAAATATGATAAACAAAGTGGCAACAATACATACTGCAAAAAGTGATAAAGCAATTATACTTGAGAAGTAAAAAGATACACCTACCAATGTTGCCACTAACACAATCGCTATCGTTAATAAAGTAAGCTTTAAGTTATTTAAACCAGTTTCCATCAGTTCTCCTTTTTCAATAAGCTCCATTAGGTTTAATTAGTACGAGGACTGTACGAAATATAATTATTAAATCAAAGTATGTATTTCTCTCTTTCATATATCTAATATCCATCTCAACCATCTCTTCAAAACCTACATTGTTTCTTGCACTAACTTGCCACACTCCGGTACAACCTGGTTTGACAGATAATCGTTGCTTATGATAGTTGCTGTATTCAGCAACTTCTCGAGTTAAAGGAGGTCTAGGACCCACCAAACTCATATCTCCTTTTAACACATTTAGCAATTGAGGCAGTTCATCAATGCTCGTCTTTCTAATGAATTTACCGATTTTTGTTACCCTAGGATCATCCTTCATTTTAAACATGTGCCCACTTACTTCATTATTCTTTAGTAGGTCATTAAGTAATTCTTCGGCATTACTTACCATAGACCTAAATTTATACATATAAAATTCTTTTCCATCTTTACCTACTCTAACTTGTTTAAAAAAGACTGAGCCTTTAGGGTCTTCTTTTTTTATTAAAAGGGCTATAAATAAGAATAGAGGTGATAGAATGATAATCCCTAATAAAGACGCAATTATATCTATAAAACGCTTACTAACAAGATAAAAACGAGAACCATTAATATGAAGTTCTTCTTTTAGTTGACCTTTTTCAACAGGTATTTTTTTTTTGCGTGCTGCCTCCATTTAGACACTCCTTTTATTTTATTGATGCTTGGTATTCATTTACGTATTGATTTAATTTTGTTACTAACTCTTCTCTTAATTCTTCATTCTGCATCGCAAACTCAATTTGCGTTAGCACGAATCCTAGCTTATCACCGACATCGTAGCGGCTTCCTTCAAAGTCATACGCATATACTTGTTGAAGCTTGTTTAATGCTTGAATGGCATCCGTCAGTTGAATCTCTCCGCCTGCTCCTGTTTCT from Shouchella hunanensis includes these protein-coding regions:
- a CDS encoding UDP-glucose dehydrogenase family protein; translation: MKRKIAVVGTGYVGLVTGVALSEVGHTVTCVDVDEVKIKRMQEGLSPIFEPGLSELMTKNINEGRLSFTSQHQEAFKSADAIYIAVGTPQKEDGTADLCFIESVAENIASHLKSYAVIVTKSTVPVGTNDYIKSFIGTRTDTPFDVVSNPEFLREGSAVQDTFHGDRIVIGADSPIAGDLIEEINKPFGISVFRTDIRSAEMIKYASNAFLATKISFVNEIANLCDKLDANIDDVAKGMGQDQRIGDKFLNAGIGYGGSCFPKDTNALVQIAGNVEHEFTLLKAVIEVNYKQQRLLVDKAREYFGSLRGKTIAMLGLAFKPNTDDMREAASLVLAEELVLAGATVVGYDPIAMENAKKVLPEAVNYADSALGAIHNADAAFIVTEWKEICSLTTEQFKENLKDAVIFDGRNCFNVETMKSANLDYFSIGRPIVKTQKEFA
- a CDS encoding sugar phosphate nucleotidyltransferase gives rise to the protein MNFILLSGGSGQRLWPLSNDARSKQFLNVLEHNGEKVSMLQRVWNQLKENDLTGQTLITTSHSQVDMITNQVGSDIPLIVEPERRDTFPAIALAATYLYSIDNKSLEDVVAVLPVDPYVEADFFNKITNLEDVLKNSNSDLGLVGIEPTFPSSKYGYIVPSSLNDDGTIKVSHFREKPSLEIATDLIEKGALWNAGVFAFKLRTIINALEKRGLPTTYEELHSIYSTLPKISFDFEVVEKMENIIAVPYNGYWKDLGTWNTLTDEMSSKIIGKGIVSDDSENVHIVNELNLPIVALGLKNTIIATSADGILVTDKSASPKIKELVQGINQRPMYEERRWGWYQVIDNTTYEDGNGTLTKKITIYPQKNLSYQYHETRDEVWTIVKGAGEFILDGEISSIKAGDTVKIPAFSKHSLKAITELQLIEIQTGYNLVEEDNCRLIEDWKNILINCKQKTL
- a CDS encoding glycosyltransferase, which codes for MIFVSLGTQKFKMNRVINQLDLLYESGYLSGDEVYIQRGHSMKSKYFPSDELIDKSKFDEIIEKSDIVICHGGTSSIITALNNGKKVLSIPRKANLGEHVDDHQHEIVTAFSEAGYIEVLTNINKLEETLNNVLDKEYKRYEQNNRLAKFILDNIIKN
- the pssD gene encoding PssD/Cps14F family polysaccharide biosynthesis glycosyltransferase, whose protein sequence is MKITLISSTGGHWAQLLQLQKVISEEKHVELNLITEKNRTNSSMDCSFLLQQDRKNIFFTFIFLINIIKSLYFVITVRPKYVISTGAGSVIPYLFFAKLFGSKVIYIESFAKVNSPTITGRIVYKFADHFFVQWENMLKFYPNALYKGSLY
- a CDS encoding oligosaccharide flippase family protein, which codes for MSKKKSFTDIISIWTSQLGAVVVAFITQMLLARSLSVADYGAFMTAFNTAMLLGGIACFGAGPNWLRIIGREGWNGLRWLRPNLILLVVTTVASSILYIILIRFSSTSELTFFISIAFVSVLLTRSFSTPAEAVYQLEENYIRLSFLKFLNHGLKFLVVIIGVLFGFSVISLAFGYVFTSIAMLIWYLFLLRRISTHNIKLVGHGEYSFNAKQSPDVKTAFVFLFPYGATTVFYLIYFQAPIFFVNITLGDESAGIYNVIFTVLNVIFLLPITLYQSYLIPKIHRWSTGERSKVDLLTKVGSKLSIMLGIVIGIPMVFISPFVTSLIFGDEYKLAGIFISFLAVVVPLRLLSNNIGSVLVTEKYIKKKAFYQFYAALLSIGLNFLLMNKIGLVGAIYTLILVELLVALLFVVCLMTDVKVRIDKFNSYVCQYALFFVGTLIIFQSSTSTGILIGSVIFVCSLVIMLLTIVRDKELKEVILRMKEKK
- a CDS encoding polysaccharide pyruvyl transferase family protein; translated protein: MEELESFNSITLVGYYGKNNLGDDLMLASLLEEFPNHQIKILAFDKLIGFDEYKNINEVHIWPNMKRKKMQTFLRAIKGSEAVVWGGGTCFTDEDGDGFFKYMPIAKSLGKKIIYTGVGVGNLKRKNRKLKADFLIKIADFLSLRDEKSYQYVKNVKGNEDKISLVRDPSIKYLQSHFNNDQFGSLNTNTLLIGWRNLEKYKDTQGNNLNNLIREVDSLIERYSCKKIIIMDVDSSYDPIVSGELFERLKGNKSDIEIIYDKESDFKAKMSVILNSRVVITSRLHLGVVCDLANISCYIYNYSPKIEYLWEESDSQSLHLISKDFNIVKKEYLTS
- a CDS encoding O-antigen ligase family protein — encoded protein: METGLNNLKLTLLTIAIVLVATLVGVSFYFSSIIALSLFAVCIVATLFIIFNSVEINIARVCIFVFFAFMAFNIEYPILYMGDYGFSAEHPGGLRAAITVNQFYMLLIALLVVSVLKKENFEVPVITELFIWVLLIISGVISMFFAVNHYAVLYPLIRNIILIFLLITMYNYKLDHLWNSFKNAVVIFLIPVQFIIGIYQYLTVQPLGLRVLGESNDPFRSTSIVEESQHGMSGTLGHPGIFGLFFVMILPFLLNDLLNKDNNSSKKLYYMTLLSFILGVMLIVMTDARASIALFFLATSLVIIGNFLIGTRRKINTTRIVYVATGLFAVVFIAFFLRGEELLSRFLDSDFIYQFSYRGGLSDISISILTRDLTTFLFGVGLNNYTDVVNSMGSGFAYSHPVHNIYLLLTTEGGIFQGIAYVVLLIVVLTKMLTVMRFSKSIKYQRYALVVFSSLFTLSIYNFTGWAAYHNQNYIMFTLLIGFSILIYKEYRLERKAKWKN
- a CDS encoding sugar transferase, whose product is MEAARKKKIPVEKGQLKEELHINGSRFYLVSKRFIDIIASLLGIIILSPLFLFIALLIKKEDPKGSVFFKQVRVGKDGKEFYMYKFRSMVSNAEELLNDLLKNNEVSGHMFKMKDDPRVTKIGKFIRKTSIDELPQLLNVLKGDMSLVGPRPPLTREVAEYSNYHKQRLSVKPGCTGVWQVSARNNVGFEEMVEMDIRYMKERNTYFDLIIIFRTVLVLIKPNGAY